One genomic segment of Vibrio sp. SCSIO 43136 includes these proteins:
- the dnaJ gene encoding molecular chaperone DnaJ: protein MSKRDFYEVLGVGRDASERDIKKAYKRLAMKYHPDRNQGDEAAAEKFKEVKEAYEILTDAQKKAAYDQYGHAAFEQGGMGGGGFGGGGADFGDIFGDVFGDIFGGGRRGGGGQSRAQRGADLRYNMELSLEEAVRGVNKEIEVPTLVECDSCHGSGAKKGSKAETCGTCHGHGQVQMRQGFFAVQQTCPTCNGKGKIIKDPCNACHGQGRKQKTKTLSVKIPAGVDTGDRIRLSGEGEAGEMGAPAGDLYVQVHVREHHIFEREGNNLYCEVPVSFAMAALGGEVEVPTLDGRVNLKVPEETQTGRMFRMRGKGVKGVRGGAVGDLIVKLVVETPVKLSSRQKELLREFEDTCGGEAANKHKPKSEGFFNGVKKFFDDLTS from the coding sequence ATGTCAAAACGTGATTTTTACGAAGTATTAGGCGTTGGCCGTGATGCCTCTGAGCGCGATATTAAGAAAGCGTACAAGCGCTTAGCGATGAAATACCACCCGGACCGTAACCAGGGTGATGAAGCTGCGGCTGAAAAGTTTAAAGAAGTAAAAGAAGCGTACGAGATCCTGACCGATGCTCAGAAGAAAGCGGCGTACGACCAATACGGTCATGCAGCATTTGAGCAAGGTGGTATGGGTGGCGGCGGCTTTGGTGGCGGCGGTGCTGATTTTGGTGACATCTTCGGTGATGTGTTTGGTGATATCTTCGGTGGCGGTCGTCGTGGCGGCGGTGGTCAGTCGCGTGCACAGCGTGGCGCAGACCTGCGTTACAACATGGAACTGTCTCTAGAAGAAGCCGTTCGCGGTGTAAATAAAGAGATCGAAGTACCAACTCTAGTTGAGTGTGACTCTTGTCATGGCTCAGGTGCGAAGAAAGGCTCGAAAGCTGAGACATGTGGTACCTGTCATGGTCACGGTCAAGTTCAGATGCGCCAAGGCTTCTTTGCCGTTCAGCAGACCTGTCCTACCTGTAATGGTAAAGGCAAGATCATCAAAGACCCTTGTAATGCTTGTCATGGTCAAGGTCGTAAGCAGAAGACTAAGACTCTAAGCGTTAAGATCCCAGCAGGTGTTGATACGGGCGACCGTATCCGTCTATCGGGTGAAGGCGAAGCGGGCGAAATGGGCGCACCAGCAGGTGACCTATACGTACAGGTGCACGTACGCGAGCACCACATCTTTGAGCGTGAAGGCAACAACCTTTACTGTGAAGTGCCAGTAAGCTTTGCAATGGCAGCGCTTGGTGGTGAAGTTGAAGTTCCTACCCTTGATGGCCGTGTAAACCTTAAGGTACCAGAAGAGACGCAAACGGGCCGCATGTTCCGTATGCGTGGTAAGGGCGTGAAAGGTGTTCGTGGCGGCGCTGTGGGTGACCTTATCGTGAAGCTTGTGGTAGAAACACCAGTGAAGCTAAGTTCACGTCAAAAAGAGCTACTGCGCGAGTTTGAAGACACTTGTGGTGGTGAGGCTGCTAATAAGCACAAGCCAAAATCAGAAGGTTTCTTTAACGGCGTTAAGAAGTTCTTCGATGACCTAACCAGCTAA
- a CDS encoding carbohydrate porin: protein MNKSTLLPLSLAVMAALSAPTVVADDDMGFTFSGYARYGAAYQGGDSKYIKPEGSLNGNSTGRLGNEVNGGEFQFSKPFAGTNGTKFDVTFMLNHWESGAWNNDGGGVGIAKAYAGASNIFESQPDLYVWAGRDFHTRPQTGLNDYFWMMHDGQGGGFRNLDLGGAKFDLAFVGQLESARLTNDNGKYAITSKMHGINLGEASLSIYANYGFASEEQDALKDVKAAQAAAEIGYKGQRFIVRYSNNAKDAVYDLNDGQTALLASFDGSTSLSDNMSIEYLTAYQKLENKDSSDDRANYNVIVRPAYSWNDIHSTWIEAGYDVVDYANKDQKNSAWKVTFSQNIAVGAETWSRPMLRFYATVGEAKQDGVTDAKVDAMTVGAMWEAWW, encoded by the coding sequence ATGAATAAATCAACTCTCTTGCCTCTTTCTTTAGCAGTGATGGCCGCACTTTCAGCACCAACGGTAGTCGCCGATGACGACATGGGCTTCACCTTCTCAGGTTATGCACGTTACGGCGCGGCATACCAAGGTGGTGATAGCAAGTACATCAAGCCTGAAGGCTCACTTAACGGTAACTCAACGGGTCGTCTAGGTAATGAAGTTAACGGTGGTGAATTCCAATTCTCGAAACCATTTGCAGGCACCAACGGCACAAAGTTTGACGTAACTTTCATGCTTAACCACTGGGAAAGCGGTGCGTGGAATAATGATGGCGGCGGTGTAGGTATTGCGAAAGCTTATGCAGGTGCATCGAACATCTTTGAATCTCAACCAGATCTTTATGTATGGGCTGGCCGTGATTTCCATACTCGTCCTCAAACAGGGCTAAACGATTACTTTTGGATGATGCACGATGGTCAAGGCGGTGGTTTCCGTAACCTTGATCTCGGTGGCGCTAAGTTTGACCTCGCGTTTGTGGGACAACTTGAGTCTGCACGTCTTACCAATGACAACGGCAAATACGCCATTACCTCTAAAATGCATGGCATCAACCTAGGGGAGGCATCACTTAGCATCTACGCTAACTACGGTTTTGCCTCAGAAGAGCAAGATGCACTGAAAGATGTGAAAGCTGCACAAGCCGCGGCTGAAATCGGCTACAAAGGTCAGCGCTTCATTGTTCGCTACAGCAACAATGCGAAAGATGCGGTATATGACCTAAACGATGGTCAAACGGCACTGCTTGCAAGCTTTGATGGCAGCACGTCACTGAGTGACAACATGTCGATTGAATACCTAACGGCTTACCAAAAGCTTGAAAACAAAGACTCTTCTGATGATCGTGCAAACTACAACGTCATCGTACGTCCAGCATATTCTTGGAATGACATCCACTCTACTTGGATTGAGGCGGGCTACGATGTCGTTGATTACGCAAATAAAGATCAGAAGAACAGCGCTTGGAAGGTGACGTTTTCACAAAACATCGCTGTAGGTGCTGAAACTTGGAGTCGTCCAATGTTACGTTTCTACGCAACGGTGGGTGAAGCTAAACAAGATGGCGTGACAGATGCAAAAGTTGACGCTATGACCGTTGGTGCAATGTGGGAGGCTTGGTGGTAA